Proteins from a genomic interval of Haemophilus parainfluenzae T3T1:
- a CDS encoding Dps family protein, whose protein sequence is MSKTSIGLDKKASEKLAAKLNELLATYQVFYTNVRGYHWNIKGVNFFELHAKFEEIYTDLVEKVDEVAERILTLGYTPHNGYSQYFQHSRIKEELGVSDAQSCLKGTLEGLKVLLEQQREILELAGESDDEGTASQMSDYIKEQEKLVWMFQAACQTCHA, encoded by the coding sequence ATGTCAAAAACATCAATCGGTTTAGATAAAAAAGCATCTGAAAAATTAGCAGCAAAATTAAATGAATTATTAGCAACCTATCAAGTCTTCTATACCAACGTGCGCGGTTACCACTGGAACATTAAAGGGGTAAACTTCTTTGAATTACACGCAAAATTTGAAGAAATCTACACCGATTTAGTAGAAAAAGTCGATGAAGTAGCAGAACGTATCTTAACTTTAGGTTACACTCCGCATAACGGTTATTCACAATACTTCCAACACTCACGTATTAAAGAAGAGTTAGGGGTAAGTGATGCGCAATCTTGCTTAAAAGGCACATTAGAAGGATTAAAAGTATTACTTGAACAACAACGTGAAATCCTTGAATTAGCGGGTGAGTCTGATGATGAAGGTACCGCTTCTCAAATGAGCGACTACATCAAAGAACAAGAAAAACTTGTTTGGATGTTCCAGGCTGCTTGTCAAACTTGCCATGCTTAA
- a CDS encoding ABC transporter substrate-binding protein — translation MTKHFSFETNESRRHFMKLMAGVGAGLAFSGTLGTFAPKAFAAEIKGKTIEAGIAYPLSTGFDPMTSSGASPYAANLHIFEGLVDLHPATREPYLALAGKEPEQVDETTWRITLREGATFHDGSPVTTEDVVYSFNRIMDPANKSLFVMFIDFVESVKAVDDKVVEFKLKYPFALFANRLTCVKIVPKHVIDKVGQSAFDAHPVGSGPFKFVSAVKDDKIVFEAYEPYNGKYPAQVEKMSWLLLSDAAARVTAQESKRTQAMESVPYLDISRLKNKKQQVQSVQSFGLLFLMFNCEKAPFNNPKVRQALHYGLNTDKLVDIVFDGNAEAATSYLQTTHPDYIKASTQYPYDPEKAAALLKEAGVTELKFELLATDHDWVKESAPLILESWNKIPGVKVTLQHLQSGALYSNNVDPGVYEVAIAPGDPSVFGNDLDLLLSWWYRGDVWPKRRFRWSNTPEFAKVTELLNAAVRAKDHAEAKKSWEEAINIIAAEVPLYPIVHRKLPSAWDDSSLEGYQPLATTGLSFLGVGRK, via the coding sequence ATGACAAAGCATTTTTCCTTTGAAACTAATGAATCTCGTCGTCATTTTATGAAACTTATGGCTGGCGTAGGGGCAGGTCTTGCATTTAGTGGTACATTAGGCACATTTGCACCAAAAGCCTTTGCTGCAGAAATTAAAGGTAAAACCATTGAAGCGGGGATTGCTTATCCGCTTTCTACCGGTTTTGACCCAATGACATCAAGTGGTGCATCACCTTATGCAGCAAACTTGCACATTTTTGAAGGTTTGGTGGATTTGCATCCTGCAACTCGTGAACCTTATCTTGCTTTAGCTGGAAAAGAGCCAGAACAAGTTGATGAAACAACATGGCGTATTACTTTACGTGAAGGCGCAACCTTCCATGACGGATCTCCAGTCACCACTGAAGACGTTGTATATTCTTTCAATCGTATTATGGATCCAGCCAATAAATCACTATTTGTGATGTTTATTGATTTCGTTGAAAGTGTGAAAGCGGTAGATGATAAAGTGGTGGAATTCAAACTGAAATATCCATTTGCTTTATTCGCTAACCGCTTAACTTGTGTGAAAATTGTACCGAAACATGTGATCGATAAAGTGGGACAATCTGCCTTTGATGCACACCCAGTTGGTTCGGGTCCATTCAAATTTGTTTCAGCAGTGAAAGATGACAAAATCGTCTTTGAAGCTTATGAACCTTACAATGGTAAATATCCAGCGCAAGTTGAAAAAATGTCTTGGTTATTACTTTCTGATGCCGCAGCTCGTGTAACTGCACAAGAGTCTAAACGTACTCAAGCAATGGAAAGTGTGCCTTATTTAGACATTAGTCGCTTGAAAAACAAAAAACAACAAGTGCAATCCGTTCAATCTTTCGGCTTGCTATTCTTAATGTTTAACTGTGAGAAAGCTCCGTTTAACAATCCAAAAGTACGTCAAGCGTTACACTATGGTTTAAACACTGACAAACTTGTTGATATTGTATTTGATGGTAATGCAGAAGCTGCAACATCATACTTACAAACCACTCACCCTGATTACATTAAGGCATCAACTCAATATCCTTATGATCCGGAAAAAGCAGCGGCATTATTAAAAGAAGCCGGTGTAACTGAGCTTAAATTTGAATTGCTCGCAACCGACCACGACTGGGTAAAAGAATCAGCACCGTTAATTTTAGAGTCTTGGAACAAGATTCCTGGTGTGAAAGTGACTTTACAACACTTACAATCAGGTGCGTTATACAGCAACAACGTGGATCCAGGTGTATATGAAGTGGCAATCGCTCCAGGTGACCCATCAGTGTTCGGTAATGACTTAGACTTGCTTTTAAGCTGGTGGTACCGTGGTGATGTATGGCCGAAACGTCGTTTCCGTTGGAGCAACACCCCTGAATTTGCGAAAGTGACTGAATTACTCAATGCAGCAGTGAGAGCAAAAGATCACGCTGAAGCGAAAAAATCATGGGAAGAAGCGATTAACATTATTGCGGCAGAAGTACCACTTTATCCGATTGTTCATCGTAAACTTCCTTCTGCATGGGATGATAGCAGCCTTGAAGGCTATCAACCATTGGCAACAACCGGTTTATCTTTCCTCGGTGTGGGCCGTAAATAA
- a CDS encoding ABC transporter permease: MEMILRLLLRRLMALPVMILGVTALVFVVLQFTPGDPATVALGESASEAAKQLYRESHGLNDPLFVQYFRFLGNLLVLDFGVTMPPELPISSMLAKSFPITLQLTLIGVVFAAVVSFSLGVLAALYRDSWVDQVIRLISVAAVATPSFWLGILLIQWFSLELDWLPSGGFVPFSESPMGYINSMILPSLALAVPVCASLIRVVRTTMVEEMDKDYVRTAIGNGVPYATVIRHNVLRNALITPVTVLGLRVGYLLGGAVVIEQIFDLPGMGKLIFNGIVNHDLHLVQGVVLTIAFTFVLVNIIVDILYVLINPKIRSL; encoded by the coding sequence ATGGAAATGATACTTCGATTATTGTTACGCCGATTGATGGCTTTGCCGGTCATGATACTTGGTGTAACAGCACTCGTCTTTGTAGTGCTTCAATTCACGCCGGGTGATCCCGCTACAGTGGCATTGGGCGAAAGTGCTAGTGAAGCGGCAAAACAACTTTACCGCGAATCACATGGCTTAAATGATCCACTCTTTGTTCAATATTTTCGTTTCTTAGGTAATTTACTTGTATTGGATTTTGGTGTGACCATGCCACCAGAATTACCCATCAGTAGCATGCTAGCGAAATCTTTCCCAATCACGTTACAGCTTACTCTAATTGGTGTGGTGTTTGCGGCAGTAGTGTCTTTCTCATTAGGTGTACTTGCTGCGCTTTATCGTGATAGCTGGGTAGACCAAGTGATTCGTTTAATCTCTGTAGCAGCGGTTGCGACACCATCATTCTGGTTAGGTATCTTACTTATTCAATGGTTCTCTTTGGAATTAGATTGGTTGCCTTCTGGTGGTTTTGTGCCATTCAGCGAAAGCCCGATGGGGTATATCAATTCCATGATTTTGCCATCTCTTGCGCTTGCCGTGCCAGTATGTGCGTCATTAATTCGTGTGGTGCGTACAACCATGGTAGAAGAAATGGATAAAGATTATGTGAGAACCGCGATTGGTAACGGTGTGCCTTATGCAACCGTTATTCGTCACAACGTATTACGCAATGCCTTAATTACACCTGTGACTGTATTAGGCTTACGTGTAGGTTACTTACTTGGTGGTGCGGTAGTTATCGAACAAATCTTTGACTTACCAGGCATGGGGAAATTGATTTTTAACGGCATCGTCAACCATGACTTACACTTAGTACAAGGTGTGGTTCTGACAATCGCTTTTACCTTCGTTTTAGTGAATATTATCGTTGATATTCTCTATGTGTTGATTAACCCTAAAATTCGGAGTCTATAA
- a CDS encoding dipeptide/oligopeptide/nickel ABC transporter permease/ATP-binding protein yields the protein MFRQGLADRLAASGARFRALSTASKISLLFLVFVALVAVFAPWVATHDPLEVIARMRAPSAEYWFGTDRLGRDIFSRIVYGAQTSLFIGLGAVACAILFGSVLGATAATSDKWGNEIIMRLMDILMAFPGIALAAVLLATFGNSVPVIIITIAVVYTPQLARVVRANVVSQWDEDYVRAERVIGGSRTYILLKHVVRNTAAPVLVFATVMVADAIVFEASLSFLGAGVQPPHPSWGNILSEGRNIVLNGAWWATTFAGVMILLTVLALNILAEGLTDALVNPRLKGGKKPEGKSDERLSTDVQEALAEGLALKRYLLKLHEKEITRTNRMQLNPNAKPILQVKNLSIRFPNRYGEIPLVDNISFTVNEGETMGLVGESGCGKSITAFSIMGLLPKTAKITGEVLFTDRSGKQHSLLNSHNLSELRGSEIAMIYQDSLSALNPSMRIKDQMAQLIKRGSHHTAEKLLEWVHLDPEKVLNRYPHELSGGQRQRVVIAMALTREPKLLIADEPTTALDVTVQAEVVKLLNELREKLGFAMVFVSHDLALVAQLAHHITVMYAGQVVEMAPTSLLLANPTHEYTRGLLGSVLSTEVRAKRLYQIPGSVPSPYDFAVGDRFASRSLRPDADPDQKLILTAVEGEPSHLWASHLAKPVTEAKGA from the coding sequence ATGTTTCGTCAAGGTTTAGCAGATCGATTAGCTGCAAGCGGTGCGAGATTCCGAGCACTTTCCACCGCATCAAAAATTTCATTATTATTCTTAGTTTTCGTTGCCTTAGTGGCGGTGTTTGCTCCTTGGGTCGCAACACATGATCCATTAGAAGTGATCGCACGTATGCGTGCTCCAAGTGCGGAATATTGGTTTGGGACTGATCGACTTGGTCGTGATATTTTCTCTCGTATTGTTTACGGTGCCCAAACGTCATTATTTATCGGTTTAGGCGCAGTAGCTTGTGCCATTCTTTTCGGTAGTGTTTTAGGGGCTACTGCAGCGACATCCGATAAATGGGGCAATGAAATTATTATGCGCTTAATGGATATTTTAATGGCTTTCCCGGGTATCGCATTAGCCGCAGTGTTATTAGCGACCTTTGGGAACTCAGTGCCGGTTATTATTATCACTATTGCCGTGGTTTATACTCCGCAACTTGCGCGTGTGGTTCGTGCGAATGTGGTATCACAATGGGATGAAGACTATGTGCGCGCTGAACGCGTGATTGGTGGTAGCCGTACTTATATTCTTCTCAAACACGTTGTACGCAATACTGCTGCACCTGTTTTAGTCTTCGCAACCGTAATGGTAGCAGATGCTATTGTATTCGAAGCCTCGCTTTCTTTCTTAGGCGCAGGTGTACAACCACCACATCCTTCATGGGGTAACATTCTTTCTGAAGGCCGTAACATCGTATTAAACGGTGCATGGTGGGCAACAACCTTTGCGGGTGTCATGATTCTTTTAACTGTATTAGCCTTAAATATCTTGGCGGAAGGTCTTACCGATGCCTTGGTTAACCCGCGCTTGAAAGGCGGTAAAAAACCAGAAGGCAAATCAGATGAGCGTCTTTCTACCGATGTACAAGAAGCACTTGCTGAAGGTCTTGCGTTAAAACGTTACTTACTCAAATTACATGAAAAAGAAATCACACGTACGAATCGTATGCAATTAAATCCAAATGCAAAACCGATTTTACAAGTGAAAAACTTATCAATCCGTTTCCCGAATCGTTATGGTGAAATTCCATTGGTTGATAACATCAGCTTCACCGTAAATGAAGGGGAAACCATGGGGTTAGTGGGTGAGTCTGGTTGTGGTAAATCCATTACAGCATTCTCTATCATGGGCTTGTTACCAAAAACAGCCAAAATCACTGGGGAAGTGCTTTTCACCGACCGTAGCGGTAAACAACACAGCTTACTCAATTCTCACAATTTAAGTGAATTGCGTGGTTCTGAAATTGCGATGATTTACCAAGACTCTTTAAGTGCGTTAAACCCATCAATGCGTATCAAAGATCAAATGGCACAGCTCATTAAACGTGGCAGCCACCATACCGCAGAAAAATTGTTGGAATGGGTACACCTTGATCCTGAAAAAGTATTGAACCGTTATCCGCATGAACTTTCTGGTGGTCAACGTCAACGTGTGGTAATTGCGATGGCATTAACTCGTGAGCCGAAATTATTAATCGCCGATGAACCAACAACTGCATTAGACGTAACTGTTCAAGCTGAAGTCGTGAAATTATTAAATGAATTACGTGAAAAACTGGGTTTCGCGATGGTGTTTGTTAGCCACGATTTAGCATTGGTAGCTCAATTAGCTCACCACATTACGGTAATGTATGCGGGACAAGTGGTTGAAATGGCACCAACATCCTTATTGCTTGCTAATCCAACTCATGAATATACACGTGGCTTATTGGGTTCCGTACTTTCAACTGAAGTGCGTGCGAAACGTTTATATCAAATTCCGGGCAGCGTACCATCACCTTACGATTTTGCTGTGGGTGACCGTTTCGCAAGTCGTTCATTACGACCAGATGCAGATCCGGATCAAAAATTGATATTAACCGCCGTGGAAGGCGAGCCGTCTCACTTGTGGGCTTCTCATCTAGCTAAGCCTGTAACGGAAGCGAAAGGAGCATAA
- a CDS encoding ABC transporter ATP-binding protein, whose product MSSSIKVIKEQNIIDLENIVVQFPSRDGSLFGRKKFTAVNNVSLGIKAGETIGLVGESGCGKSTLANVIIGLLKPTSGLVKFNGLQMQYGSSEARKQFGRQVSVIFQDPATALNPRMKVLDILRDPMDIHNVLQPHEREKRVYDLLSRVGLPRSAAQVEPTRLSGGQKQRVAIARALALNPKLIVADEPTSALDVSVRAQVLNLLADLKKELNLAMVFISHDIQTVRQVSDRIVVMYGGQILETGSTEDIFNHPTVDYTRKLLGVAPSLL is encoded by the coding sequence ATGAGCAGTAGTATTAAAGTCATTAAAGAACAAAACATCATCGATTTAGAAAATATCGTGGTGCAATTTCCTTCTCGCGACGGTTCATTGTTTGGTCGTAAAAAATTCACTGCGGTGAACAATGTGAGTCTTGGCATAAAAGCAGGGGAAACCATTGGTTTAGTTGGGGAGTCTGGCTGCGGAAAATCTACCTTAGCCAACGTGATTATTGGACTTCTTAAACCGACATCAGGTTTAGTGAAATTCAACGGTTTACAAATGCAATATGGCAGCTCAGAAGCGAGAAAACAATTCGGCCGCCAAGTATCGGTCATTTTCCAAGACCCAGCAACCGCACTGAATCCTCGTATGAAAGTGTTGGATATTTTGCGTGACCCAATGGATATTCACAATGTGTTACAACCCCATGAACGGGAAAAACGTGTGTATGACTTGCTTTCTCGCGTCGGTTTACCGCGTTCTGCAGCACAAGTTGAACCAACTCGTTTATCGGGTGGGCAAAAACAACGTGTGGCGATTGCACGTGCTTTAGCACTGAATCCAAAACTGATTGTTGCGGATGAGCCGACTTCTGCATTAGACGTATCCGTTCGTGCTCAGGTATTAAACTTATTGGCTGATTTGAAAAAAGAACTCAATCTTGCCATGGTGTTTATCTCTCATGATATCCAAACAGTACGCCAAGTATCTGACCGCATTGTCGTAATGTACGGCGGCCAAATTTTGGAAACGGGTAGCACTGAAGATATTTTCAACCACCCAACAGTGGATTACACCCGAAAATTACTCGGTGTTGCACCATCGTTGTTATAA